The genome window CTAGATTTTCAAACAAATAATATTGCCTTACACAAGTATATACTTACTCAGAAAGTGGGTTTGCAAAGAGCCCACCAGAAATGCAGATGAAAATAGTACAACCATAGCTTTAGATAAAGTTGGAAGAACGAGCTGCTAGATATGGAAGAGGGGCAGTAATAGGAAATTATCAAGGAACTAGTTTTATAACTGAAATTCTCCAAAGTTTGGCAAAATACAGAGAATATAGGACTTTTATTTACCATAAActccccaggctgcagggcatCTGGAAATTTTAATGAATGGATtccaaaaaacacagaaagaattcAGCAGCACCAGATATAAGTGGCAATGAGGCAAAGGTGCTAATAATTGACAGACCCTGAGTGAGTGTATCCTTCCTCAAATGAGATGTTCAGGAAAGACAGACAAACTGCCTATGCTTACTTTTCTACCAAATCTCTTAACAAGAGATAAAGACCATGAGGTTTTCAAAGGAAAGAGAAGTAGTAGAGCCTCACAAGGCCAGCAACAAAGGAGGGGCTATAGTTAGACATATCATTTCAAGCTTAACGGCAATTCTTGATGGGGTAACCAGTAGCTGTAGCCTGTAGGATGGATAAAGGCTCAAAGATACTAATCTTtatatctctcttttttattattaggtctgctttgctgttttctcttggctgtgacagtccGCCTGATGGTCATTATAATAGCAGTTCACCACTAGTACAAACAAGAGTACCATATATAAATTCTGTGCACGGTTTACCAACATCATCAAAAAGTTCTATTGTTCTACTGTTCTCATTCTGTACTTGATCAGCATCATAATCATATCAACATCTTAATTTCTGGCCTAAACCAACCACAGAACCTTTGTTAGCCCCTTATACTATCCATTGTCACCGAGAGTCCATTTGCTAGAGCTTGTAGTGATATTTTGTCTATTTAGAAGAGCACTGCAGCATGGATTCTGTGTCAGTTCCTGTACTCATTGATGGACTTGTTGCTTGTGTAGCCCAGTTAATAagaatagctgatgagcttttaCAATTCATTATACAAGTACAAGAAGTTCCTTATGTAGAAGAAAATGGTAGAGCAGAAGAGACTGAAGCAGATGCACCTCTTCCTGAGGAGCCTTCGCTACCAGATCTCCCTGATCTCTCAGACTTAGACTCAATACTTACACCAAGAGAGGATGAAGACCTAATGTTTGATATAGATCAGGCTATGTTAGACATGGATAACTTATATGAAGATACAGTCTCTGGTATAAATGATGACTTAACAAGTGACTAAGACCCAATTTCTGCCCCCGCCCCCAGGGATGTGAAAACTGATCATTTCTCTGTTtcaatatattcttattttctgtatattagCAATatgtgttttctcacagttctgtacaTTTTCATTACTAATAACCCATATAACAAGTAAGACTTGATTTACTTCTAGCAAAAGctgatctttttttcctctttgttattaTTCAAAAAGTTCTGGCTTTTGCCATGTAGGTCTCCCTTTACCTGTGCTTACTGTCATGCTAGAATTTCTGATGATGGGAGCAAACaatagtaaagaaaagaaattcctcaCCTAATTATGGAAGGGAGAACTGACAAACTCTATCACATCTTGGGACTAATTTCACTGCTCTCCAATGAGTGGAAATGAAAAGGGGAATATCCCCCAGGGTAGCATCACAGTAAATGAATACATTCACATTAACAAGACAATGTTGGGATGCTTTTATTTGAAAGGATATAACTCCTAACTTATCCTTTTAGAGAGCATGTGTCCAACTAAAAATGCTATAGCAGACTAAGGGAGGTAATTTTAAAAGAGCACTATCTACCAGATAATAAAAGTGCAGAAGGATTTTCAAATGACTGTTGCCaaggagaaaactgaaaaagcTGGGACCAAGAGTTCCAATGCAGGACTGTTCTTGCACATTCTGACCACATTGCAGCTACTTTGCACTGTTATTCCCCAAATGGAAAAGGCACACTATACCAAATAATCAAAGAGAGAAGTAATAGAAGGGCTAAGGAAAGCCCTACAAGGATTATTCACTGATGGAAAGACAAACACTCACCATATTGGACTAGATATCTGTGGACTAGATATAGTCCTTAGGCATCAAAGCAGGACGATGCTACAACCTTATAATATGTGGAGCTGGCTGGCCCCTTGTTTGCCTGGGTCACCTGGACAGATTGTACTGTAATGGTACCTCAGGAACTAGATAAGATATATTCCAGTGTTTGCCTTGATTCTGTAATGGTATGTAATTTATCCGCACTGGATGTGGATAAAATATATCTTCCTGAATAcagcttaatttaaaaagaatagttAATAGGCTTATTACAGTGAATCTGCTGCAACCTCAGACCAGAAATATTTACTGTTGAGAGATAGGTACAGTAATGAATTTAGATAACATATGGGTTGGTATTTAGCCACAATAATTTTGCATATGCcagaaggggaaaatggaatAGCTGAAGGACCcacaaatcaaaacagaaagaGACGAAATAAATATGCAGGAAATTTACTGACCATATCAATTGCATGCCATACAGTACCctcatttttatttggaaaaatagctACCTTTTAGACAAGCCCATGGACACTATGGCCCTCCTTCCTAGAGAATGACCATTGCATCTCATGACATGGGCAACAACTAGGTAAAGATATAAAGGTATATCACTAGACAATGTATTATATACAAACTGCAAAGAAATGAGATGTAGAAGGAAATCCACACTGGTGGAAATTGGACTATAGCAATTCATATAAAGGCCTAAAGCATATAGTCAAAAggattaaaatgatatttaacaCAGATGACTTCAGAGCTAATCTTTGCAAATCAGAATTTATGGAACTATTCAAATATTAATATGAGAACTTTCTACAATAGACTACTATGTGAAAGGATTGATAAGAGTAGGTGAAGATTCAGGAGACTTAGAGgagcaaagaaaaacacaaataggaaaaataaaaattatatcataaaACAACAACTGGATAATTAAAATCCACATGGGATAGCAGATTGAGGGATTTTACTGCCACAATCACTGGACAAACTGAATCTTACTATCTCGCTTTCCCAGTATAGGGGACTCTAGATATGCAGTTATGTCAAAAATGGCAAATAATTGATGGAGTACAAAGTGACTATGCCAAATTAACCTAAATAGAGTAGTGGGAAAGCAAGGTGAAACAGTTTATCACTCCATTCCATTAGGAACAGTTTTACTAGAAAGATTAGTGATAACAGTTAAACAAGAAAACTTATACATTtagtaaataagaataaaaatatgagaacTAGATAAAAGTTAAAGGAACCTTTGCTTTAATTATAGCTTCAGAAACAGCCAGGGAAGATACACACTCCCCACAAGGATTTGGACTTTAGGAAACTGGGCTATAATTTTGTGTCACAATAAAACTCAAAGCATAAATACCTGGACAATATCAGAGAACACATCCAAGGAGAAGCCACCAGTCCGCTACAAATTTTATTTGGTGAGCAGTTTAACTGTAGCAGGACAGACCTGGTGCTCTTAGACATGATAGATCCCAAAATGTAGCTATTCCTCCGAGTAGAACTTTGGAATATGGACTTTATAACAATTCTACAACAGATTAATGTAAGCTTGTTAAAACTGTTAGTGTATTATAAGAGAACACAAGTAACCATACTAACTCAAGGAGGTTATGAAACTACATCAAGAGAAATCCGTGAGACTACTCTAGACCTTGAAACAGGACAAAGATTTGAACCAGCCCATAAGACAGCCCGTAATGTTTAATATAGTCCTTAGGCATCAAAGCAGGAACATGCTACAACCTCATAATATGTGGAGCTGGCGGGCCCCTTGTTTGCCTGGGTCACCTGGACAGATTGTACTGTAACGGTACCTCAGGAACTAGATAAGATATATTCCAGTGTTTGCCTTGATTTTGTAATTGTATGCGCTTAAGAATTGTTAAGATATGACCCCTGCTCCAAGGAATGGATTGTTGTATTAAGTATGTTTTCTCTATGGAACAGAATTAGAGTTAAtagtgaaaagaaatgtttaggaAATAAGACAATACTTAGGAACAAGAACTAGCGGGGATGGTGTTTTCAGGAGAGAGAAGCAAATTAATAAATTGTCAACAGTTATGCGACTGTTTACGATGGAAAGCCATGATATGGAGTTAGTTTCTAAACAGGTTTATGACCAAAGCCCTGTTTTTGTCTTCTGCAAATTAGCCAACCCTAAGATGTTGCTATAAATAGCTGGTAGGCGATTGACATAAGTCGTGTATCTGAAAGCTCAATTAGATGGAGAATTATTAACTAGTTTAGTCCACTGATTGGATATCTCTGATTGAAATCCTGCATCTCCTCCAGGAGAATGGAGTGAGTGGCTGATCCTTTATGCAAATTAGCCCTTTTCTGTATCTTCTTAAGACCAATGCTAAAGCCAATTATTATATAGCATGGCAGAAAAGAGAGGGGCTCATCATTCTGAGACAAGCTTAAAGGTGTGAAAATCAAGGAAGATAGGCTGGTAGATGGCATTAGATTAGGTAGTACAAGTTTTCACCCTGATTTGCTTGGGCTAAAATATGTGGGGAGTTGTGCCTATATAAATTCTTATGTGTGATGATTACTGCTGGTTATTATCTTATGATTGTTTAAAATCTGTATTAGCTATTGATCTAaaccattttattgttttctttcaaaagatTTTAACTAATAAACTTTCATTCACAAATCAAAAAAGGTGTGGTCATCTTAAAATACCTGGTGGTGAATTTGGAGGCTACCAAATGGGCACACAAGAACTTCACTCAACATAAGGTAGCAGAGCATAATAAGAGAGAATGTTGTACTAGGAGTCTGAAGTTCTACTTCTGGCTTTGTCAGATGATCTTAAACAAATCTCTAAACATAGTcctttctcatttgcaaaatgagggTTATTAATAAATTTTCTGCTTACCTTCAGTGATAATAAGGAACAATTGAAATAATGGTTTTCATGGCATGACATATCTGACATTGAGACAATATATGAAATCAGGACTTTTCAGGAATATCTGAAAAAtgtgcatgcatatattcattgcagcactattcacaatagcaaagacatggaatcaacctaaatgcccatcagtgatagactggataaaggaaatgtggtaaatatacaccatggaatactatgcagccataaaacagaacgagatcatgtcctttgcagggacatggatggagttggaagctattaccctcagcaaactaaagcagcaacagaaaaccagaagccacatgttctcacttataagtgggagctgaacaatgagaacatatggacacagggaggggagcaacacacactggggcctgttgggggctggggtggggagagggagcatCAGTAATGGATTCccagctaatggatgctggacttaatacctaggtgatgggttgatcagtgcagcaaaccaccaaggcacatgtttacctatgtgacaaacctacacatcctgcaaatgtaccccagaacttaaaaattaaaaagaaaattcacccATCTGCAAAAAAAAGTTTGTATGACAATACCTGAAAGTCTATTTGACATGAAATAATTATCTAATAGTTTTACACCTGTTTTCTAAGAGATTAGAGCTTTCTTATTCTACTTCATGCCAAAGTTAGAGTTTGGAAATCAGCTATTGTTTCATTCTTtggagcttttttgtttgtttgtttgtttgtttgtttttaccaaaCTGAATTCTTTTGGGGAGTCTACTTGAGTTCTAGTAGGAATaacaatgaggaaaaaaacaatatgaaaaagccCTTCAGGAAATAATGAATTATATTCCATTCAAGGCTAAGATTTTGTTCCTGAGGGGGTTATGTAACTC of Macaca fascicularis isolate 582-1 chromosome X, T2T-MFA8v1.1 contains these proteins:
- the TRPC5OS gene encoding putative uncharacterized protein TRPC5OS, whose amino-acid sequence is MDSVSVPVLIDGLVACVAQLIRIADELLQFIIQVQEVPYVEENGRAEETEADAPLPEEPSLPDLPDLSDLDSILTPREDEDLMFDIDQAMLDMDNLYEDTVSGINDDLTSD